In a genomic window of Roseiflexus castenholzii DSM 13941:
- a CDS encoding PSP1 domain-containing protein codes for MPVVVGIRFKDSGKTYYFDPNGLESLAQGDYVIVETVRGPEMAKVAHPPRLVDPEVIVGELKPVLRRAELADFERLRQLNSRQDEVLARCAEKVQEHGLPMRLVKAEYSFDGSRLTFYFTAEKRVDFRALVRDLARTFRTRIELRQIGPRDEAKLLGGIGPCGRLLCCATFLPDYARVSIKMAKDQDLPLNPTKISGVCGRLLCCLSYEHEQYVAVKSRMPRKGAWVQTPDGPGEVVGVNVLRETVIVALASTGLQEEFLPAHIQEATRHVGDVARSRNAEGITPAARMRAERQERRADQGRPSEKRLLRDSINNPDVLEALAWLEEGVEDAPLDLLDEEALNLISDDQPAPRSSSGRPTAEQHAKRPPDRADDLAAFLSQETPQSPDPSKPASPQRPRRRRRRNT; via the coding sequence ATGCCCGTTGTGGTTGGCATTCGATTCAAGGACTCCGGCAAAACATACTATTTCGATCCGAATGGTCTGGAATCTTTGGCGCAGGGCGATTATGTGATCGTCGAGACGGTGCGCGGACCGGAAATGGCCAAGGTCGCCCACCCGCCGCGTCTGGTCGATCCGGAAGTGATTGTCGGTGAACTGAAGCCGGTGCTGCGTCGCGCTGAACTGGCTGACTTCGAGCGCCTGCGCCAGTTGAACAGTCGCCAGGATGAAGTACTCGCCCGTTGCGCTGAAAAGGTACAGGAGCACGGCTTGCCTATGCGCCTGGTGAAGGCGGAGTATTCGTTCGATGGCTCGCGGCTGACGTTCTACTTCACCGCCGAAAAACGGGTGGACTTCCGCGCTCTTGTGCGCGATCTGGCGCGCACCTTCCGCACGCGCATCGAACTGCGCCAGATTGGTCCGCGTGATGAGGCGAAACTCCTTGGCGGGATCGGTCCATGCGGTCGCCTGCTCTGCTGCGCGACATTCCTTCCCGATTATGCGCGGGTCTCGATCAAGATGGCAAAAGACCAGGACCTGCCGCTCAATCCGACCAAGATCAGCGGCGTATGCGGTCGCCTGCTCTGCTGCCTTTCGTATGAACATGAACAGTATGTGGCGGTCAAGAGCCGGATGCCGCGCAAAGGCGCATGGGTGCAGACGCCCGACGGTCCGGGGGAGGTGGTCGGGGTCAATGTTCTGCGCGAGACGGTCATCGTTGCGCTTGCCAGCACCGGTTTGCAGGAGGAGTTCTTGCCGGCGCACATCCAGGAAGCGACCCGCCACGTCGGTGATGTGGCGCGCAGCCGCAACGCCGAGGGGATTACGCCAGCCGCCAGAATGCGCGCCGAACGCCAGGAGCGTCGTGCCGACCAGGGACGTCCGAGCGAAAAACGGTTGCTGCGCGACTCGATCAACAATCCTGATGTTCTCGAGGCGCTGGCGTGGCTCGAAGAAGGCGTTGAGGATGCGCCGCTCGACTTGCTTGATGAGGAAGCGCTCAATCTGATCTCCGACGATCAACCAGCCCCGCGTTCCTCATCGGGTCGACCAACCGCTGAGCAGCACGCGAAGCGACCGCCTGATCGCGCGGATGATCTTGCCGCATTCCTCAGCCAAGAAACGCCCCAATCACCCGATCCATCGAAGCCTGCATCGCCGCAGCGCCCACGGCGACGACGGCGGCGCAATACCTGA
- a CDS encoding adenylate/guanylate cyclase domain-containing protein, protein MALITLNVNGERKTYPIEAQGLRIGRALENDIVLNHATVSRHHAEITLSGRDVWVRDTNSRNGVFVNRLRIREEQLRDGDIVQIGPFELHFEERAAQNVVLDDSRYFPVAAEARGVVTGDVPELAIDLREFFRVSRRLSLIISLNELLDAVIEEVLRLIPAQRALLLLKRDNELVPRVIYPPSQQEVVISSTIARKALEAGEVVLTRDARIEIGGTESIISANIRSALCAPLLVEHGSIGLIYLDSPGRDRFGLRERDLLAALASQAAITIERARLTEELRKQEASRQLFERFVSPSVARDVASYFSEHGRLREPQELIVTVLFADVKGFSSLSERLSPREVQDLLNEYLHEMTEVIFQHNGTLDKYIGDGIMAIFGAPQVNERQDYRATAIEAVDAALDMIEAHRRLIEKLEPSKAFDFRIGINTGPVYAGFFGTRQRLEYTVIGDTVNTASRLESRADLNSVLISEATRNAIGDAFIVQEMGDYQLKGKAQLVHTYKVIGRAFQRRPRATGVFHTP, encoded by the coding sequence ATGGCATTGATCACCCTTAATGTCAACGGTGAACGCAAAACGTACCCGATAGAGGCGCAGGGGTTGCGCATCGGGCGGGCCCTCGAGAACGATATTGTGCTCAATCATGCGACCGTCTCGCGTCATCATGCCGAGATTACCTTGAGCGGGCGCGATGTTTGGGTGCGCGATACCAACAGTCGCAATGGCGTCTTCGTCAATCGGTTGCGCATTCGGGAAGAGCAACTGCGTGACGGCGACATTGTTCAGATCGGTCCGTTCGAGTTGCACTTCGAGGAGCGCGCAGCCCAGAACGTCGTGCTTGACGACAGCCGTTACTTTCCGGTGGCCGCCGAGGCGCGCGGTGTTGTGACCGGCGATGTGCCCGAACTGGCAATCGATCTGCGCGAGTTCTTCCGCGTCTCCCGGCGTTTGAGCCTGATCATTTCATTGAATGAATTGCTCGACGCGGTGATTGAAGAGGTGTTGCGCCTGATTCCAGCGCAACGCGCGTTACTCCTCCTGAAACGCGATAATGAACTGGTGCCGCGCGTGATCTATCCGCCCTCACAGCAGGAAGTGGTCATCAGTTCGACCATCGCGCGCAAAGCGCTCGAGGCGGGTGAAGTGGTGCTGACGCGCGACGCGCGCATCGAAATTGGCGGCACCGAGAGTATTATCAGCGCCAATATCCGCTCGGCGCTCTGCGCACCGCTGCTTGTTGAGCACGGTTCGATCGGACTGATCTACCTCGACTCGCCGGGACGCGACCGGTTTGGTCTGCGTGAGCGCGACTTGCTGGCTGCGCTGGCAAGTCAGGCGGCGATCACGATTGAACGCGCCCGGCTGACCGAAGAATTGCGGAAGCAGGAGGCAAGCCGCCAGTTGTTTGAACGCTTCGTCTCTCCCAGTGTCGCGCGGGATGTGGCCAGTTACTTTTCGGAGCATGGCCGCCTGCGTGAGCCACAGGAATTGATCGTCACTGTCCTGTTCGCCGATGTGAAAGGATTCTCGTCGCTTTCCGAGCGCCTCTCGCCGCGTGAGGTGCAGGATTTGCTCAACGAGTATCTCCACGAGATGACTGAGGTGATTTTCCAGCATAACGGCACGCTCGACAAGTATATCGGCGATGGTATTATGGCGATCTTCGGCGCGCCGCAGGTGAACGAACGGCAGGATTATCGTGCAACCGCCATCGAAGCAGTCGATGCGGCGCTCGATATGATCGAAGCCCATCGCCGCCTGATCGAAAAACTCGAGCCGTCCAAGGCGTTCGATTTTCGCATCGGTATCAACACCGGTCCGGTGTATGCCGGGTTCTTCGGAACGCGGCAGCGCCTGGAGTATACTGTGATAGGGGACACGGTCAATACGGCATCGCGTCTCGAGAGTCGCGCCGACCTGAACTCGGTGCTGATCTCCGAGGCGACGCGCAATGCCATCGGCGATGCGTTCATTGTGCAGGAAATGGGCGATTACCAGTTGAAAGGCAAAGCCCAGCTGGTCCATACCTATAAGGTGATCGGGCGCGCCTTTCAACGTCGTCCACGCGCGACAGGTGTCTTCCACACACCCTGA
- a CDS encoding response regulator, producing the protein MSANPAVKLLIVDDHPLFRQGVRAALSICRDIVVVGEASSGEDALEWMNAAPPNLEPNAVVVDLNLPGMNGLELTRQLRLNYPGVGIVVLSVYESDEQAFNALRAGASAYRSKDVHPDELADVLRRVARGEYVINDVVLDDPKVAGRVLSQFRNLPQDVTSLQEMEFPLFTPLSDREIEVLERIAAGGSNREIAEALHISTQTVKNHISSILRKLSLNDRTQAVLYALRRGWIEAPGAIRSEPPSSDVEDDEDE; encoded by the coding sequence GTGTCCGCCAACCCTGCCGTGAAACTGCTGATCGTCGACGATCATCCGCTCTTTCGTCAGGGCGTGCGCGCGGCGCTCTCTATCTGCCGTGACATTGTTGTGGTCGGCGAAGCGTCATCCGGGGAAGATGCGCTGGAGTGGATGAATGCCGCTCCGCCGAACCTGGAACCCAATGCAGTGGTGGTCGATCTGAACCTGCCGGGGATGAATGGGCTGGAACTCACCCGCCAGTTGCGCCTTAACTATCCTGGCGTCGGCATCGTTGTGCTCAGTGTGTACGAAAGTGATGAGCAGGCATTCAATGCGCTACGCGCCGGCGCGTCGGCATATCGCTCGAAGGATGTGCATCCCGATGAGTTGGCGGACGTGCTCCGCCGTGTTGCGCGCGGCGAGTATGTGATCAACGATGTGGTGCTCGATGATCCGAAAGTCGCCGGGCGGGTGCTGTCGCAGTTTCGCAACCTTCCGCAGGATGTGACCAGCCTGCAAGAGATGGAGTTCCCGCTCTTTACTCCGTTGAGCGACCGCGAGATCGAAGTGCTCGAACGGATCGCCGCCGGCGGCAGCAATCGGGAGATCGCCGAAGCGCTGCACATCAGCACGCAGACGGTGAAAAACCATATTTCATCGATCCTGCGCAAACTCTCGCTGAATGATCGAACGCAGGCAGTGCTCTACGCACTGCGTCGCGGTTGGATCGAAGCGCCAGGCGCGATCCGCAGCGAACCGCCATCATCCGATGTTGAGGATGATGAGGATGAGTGA
- a CDS encoding polyphosphate kinase 2 family protein, with protein MYAQRVVPGMRVRLHDIDPDANGGLNKDEGRARFAELNAELDVMQEELYAAGIHALLLILQGMDTAGKDGAIRNVMLNLNPQGCRVESFKVPTEEELAHDFLWRVHRVVPRKGMVGVFNRSHYEDVLVVRVHSLVPESVWRARYDQINAFERLLADTGTIIVKCFLHISKEEQEQRLLARERDVSKAWKLSAGDWRERAFWDDYMAAYEEALTRCSTDYAPWYIIPANRKWYRDLAISEALVETLRPYRDDWRRALDAMSRARRAELEAFRAEQHAMEGRPQGAGGVSRR; from the coding sequence GTGTATGCGCAACGAGTTGTCCCCGGCATGCGTGTCCGGCTCCACGATATCGATCCCGACGCCAACGGGGGATTGAACAAAGACGAAGGGCGGGCGCGCTTTGCGGAACTCAATGCTGAACTCGACGTGATGCAGGAGGAGTTGTACGCGGCTGGCATCCACGCACTGCTCCTCATTCTCCAGGGTATGGATACGGCGGGCAAGGACGGTGCGATCCGCAATGTGATGCTTAATCTCAATCCACAGGGTTGCCGTGTCGAGTCGTTCAAAGTTCCAACTGAAGAGGAACTGGCGCACGACTTTCTCTGGCGGGTGCACAGGGTCGTGCCGCGCAAAGGCATGGTTGGCGTCTTCAACCGCTCACACTATGAAGATGTGCTGGTGGTGCGCGTCCACTCGCTTGTTCCCGAATCGGTCTGGCGGGCGCGCTACGATCAGATCAATGCCTTCGAGCGCCTGCTTGCTGATACGGGGACGATTATCGTCAAATGTTTTCTGCACATAAGCAAAGAGGAGCAGGAACAGCGACTGCTAGCGCGTGAGAGGGACGTCTCAAAAGCCTGGAAACTGTCGGCTGGCGACTGGCGTGAACGCGCGTTTTGGGACGACTATATGGCGGCGTATGAAGAGGCGTTGACCCGTTGCAGCACCGATTATGCGCCATGGTACATCATCCCGGCGAACCGTAAATGGTACCGCGACCTGGCGATCAGCGAGGCGCTGGTCGAAACGCTGCGTCCCTACCGCGACGACTGGCGCCGCGCACTGGATGCGATGAGTCGCGCGCGGCGCGCCGAACTGGAGGCGTTTCGTGCCGAACAGCACGCGATGGAGGGACGCCCGCAGGGTGCTGGAGGCGTTTCACGCCGATGA
- a CDS encoding Gfo/Idh/MocA family protein: MYRVGIIGAGRPWRSTGATGFGMAHMHAEGYRASSDACLVAVADLSLDNARAFQQRHSVGAVYQDYRAMLAQERLDIVSICTWPHLHAEMVIACAESGVRAVHCEKPMAPTFGEAKRMIVACEASGTQLTFNHQRRFGEPFRAARHLVRAGAIGMLRRMEATCNDLFDWGTHWFDMLFFFNDETPVEWVIGQIDTRDSRTIFGVTVEGQGVSQFRFHNGVIGMVLTGASAPDSLIIRLYGDRGMIEIGGSDQAPLRLWNERAPGWQTIDVSEGLHDAICHTRAIRDLIDALSAGREPELSARRALRATEVIFASYESSRRRGRVDLPLTIDDSPLAAMMALDGSATERT, translated from the coding sequence ATGTATCGAGTCGGTATCATTGGCGCCGGTAGACCCTGGCGTTCCACCGGTGCGACCGGATTTGGCATGGCGCATATGCACGCTGAGGGGTACCGTGCATCGTCTGATGCCTGCCTGGTCGCAGTGGCAGACCTTAGTCTCGACAATGCGCGCGCATTTCAGCAACGACACAGTGTTGGCGCCGTGTATCAGGATTACCGCGCCATGCTGGCGCAGGAACGTCTCGACATTGTCAGCATCTGCACCTGGCCCCACCTGCATGCCGAAATGGTCATCGCCTGCGCCGAATCTGGTGTGCGCGCCGTTCATTGCGAAAAGCCGATGGCGCCGACCTTTGGCGAAGCGAAGCGTATGATCGTTGCGTGCGAAGCCAGCGGTACACAACTGACCTTCAACCATCAGCGGCGCTTCGGAGAGCCGTTTCGAGCGGCGCGTCATCTGGTGCGCGCCGGCGCTATCGGAATGCTGCGCCGGATGGAAGCGACCTGCAACGATCTGTTCGATTGGGGGACGCATTGGTTCGACATGCTCTTTTTCTTCAACGATGAAACGCCGGTTGAGTGGGTGATCGGTCAGATCGATACACGCGACTCCCGAACGATCTTCGGCGTCACGGTCGAAGGGCAGGGGGTCAGTCAGTTCCGGTTTCACAATGGGGTGATCGGGATGGTGTTGACCGGCGCAAGTGCGCCCGATTCGCTCATCATCAGGCTGTATGGTGATCGTGGCATGATCGAGATCGGTGGAAGCGATCAGGCGCCGTTGCGCCTCTGGAATGAACGTGCGCCTGGCTGGCAGACGATCGATGTGAGCGAAGGGTTGCACGATGCCATCTGTCATACCCGCGCCATCCGCGATCTGATCGACGCGCTGAGCGCCGGACGCGAGCCGGAACTTTCAGCGCGCCGCGCCTTGCGCGCCACCGAAGTGATCTTTGCCTCCTACGAGTCGAGCCGTCGTCGCGGGCGCGTTGATCTGCCGCTGACCATCGATGACTCGCCGCTTGCCGCAATGATGGCGCTTGATGGGAGCGCAACCGAAAGGACATGA
- a CDS encoding Maf family protein: protein MNSTVTDEPSVPLALASASPRRRELLAYLGVPFRIIATDAEEHDHLPPPAIVAALPPLALPLFDHPTLRAWRKAHAACASAPDSVIIGADTIVALEGDVLNKPVDPDDARRMLRRLSGKTHTVYTGLAVIDARRTDALPLFDLVASQVTIDTLSDADIAAYVATGEPLDKAGAYGIQDLGGRLVRSVVGSYTCVVGLPLVATWRLLRAAGMTGLRDPAEGYRRWLRDRGKEIPPCPPTLP from the coding sequence ATGAACAGTACCGTAACCGACGAGCCATCCGTGCCACTGGCGCTGGCATCCGCGTCGCCGCGACGACGCGAGTTGCTGGCGTACCTGGGCGTTCCATTTCGGATCATCGCCACCGATGCCGAAGAGCACGATCATTTGCCGCCGCCGGCGATCGTCGCGGCGCTGCCGCCACTGGCATTACCATTGTTCGACCATCCGACGCTGCGCGCCTGGCGCAAAGCGCACGCCGCTTGCGCATCCGCGCCCGATAGTGTTATCATCGGCGCCGATACGATTGTGGCGCTGGAAGGGGATGTGTTGAACAAGCCCGTCGATCCCGACGATGCGCGCCGGATGCTGCGTCGTCTTTCGGGAAAGACCCATACGGTGTATACTGGTCTGGCAGTCATCGACGCCCGGCGCACCGATGCGCTGCCGCTCTTTGATCTCGTCGCCAGTCAGGTGACCATCGATACGCTGAGCGATGCCGACATTGCTGCTTATGTCGCCACCGGCGAGCCGCTCGACAAAGCCGGCGCCTACGGTATTCAGGATTTGGGGGGACGGTTGGTGCGTTCAGTGGTCGGCAGTTATACCTGTGTCGTCGGGCTGCCGCTGGTTGCGACCTGGCGCCTCCTTCGCGCGGCTGGAATGACCGGCTTGCGTGATCCGGCGGAGGGCTACCGGCGCTGGCTGCGCGATCGGGGAAAGGAGATACCGCCGTGTCCGCCAACCCTGCCGTGA
- a CDS encoding ABC transporter substrate-binding protein, which produces MHRLSRWITLLLLATALIACGSPQTAAPSPTSVPAAPTSAPTAAPTAVPTVEPTIAPTVAVREVPTANLTEGCVSEYDPEIDYFPEKVSISDSVGWTIEYFNNYKVITVLNPWRDADVQFRYVLVQCGTPPPTDVGDALVIDVPVKRIVAMSTTHLPHLDELGVLDRLVGVDSFLYINNFAVRKKIDAGELVEIGGGGQVNVEQAIDLQPDLIMTYGVGNPEYDAHPKLLEAGLKVVLNSEYMETSPLGRAEWIKFTAAFFNREARATEVYDRISSRYKEMAAKARNVTNKPTVFTGAPFQGTWFVSGGQSYAAQLLADAGAMYLWADDTSTGSLPLSFEEVFERARDADFWLNPGMWKSLADGKAEDERFTQFAAFQKGNVFNNNKRLNENGGNDYFESGLTNPDVVLADLIKIFHPELLPDHELYFYQKLEP; this is translated from the coding sequence ATGCACCGATTGTCTCGCTGGATAACACTGTTACTGCTGGCAACCGCACTGATCGCGTGTGGTAGCCCGCAAACCGCAGCGCCGTCACCCACCAGTGTTCCGGCAGCGCCGACAAGCGCGCCAACTGCGGCGCCAACCGCTGTGCCTACGGTTGAGCCGACCATTGCGCCGACGGTCGCGGTTCGTGAAGTTCCGACCGCTAATCTGACCGAAGGGTGTGTCAGCGAGTACGACCCGGAGATCGACTACTTCCCGGAAAAAGTTTCGATCAGTGACTCGGTTGGCTGGACGATTGAGTATTTCAACAACTACAAAGTCATAACCGTGCTCAATCCGTGGCGCGATGCCGATGTGCAATTTCGCTATGTGCTGGTGCAGTGTGGCACACCGCCGCCAACCGATGTCGGCGATGCGCTCGTGATCGACGTGCCGGTCAAGCGTATTGTCGCCATGTCTACCACCCATCTGCCGCACCTCGACGAACTTGGCGTGCTCGACAGACTGGTTGGCGTTGATAGTTTTCTGTACATCAACAATTTTGCTGTGCGCAAAAAGATCGATGCGGGCGAACTGGTCGAAATCGGCGGAGGCGGTCAGGTGAATGTCGAGCAGGCGATCGATCTTCAGCCCGACCTGATTATGACCTACGGCGTTGGCAACCCGGAGTACGACGCGCATCCCAAACTGCTCGAAGCCGGGCTGAAGGTGGTGCTGAACAGTGAGTATATGGAAACCTCGCCTCTGGGGCGTGCCGAGTGGATCAAGTTCACGGCGGCGTTCTTCAACCGTGAAGCCAGGGCGACAGAGGTCTACGACCGGATTTCGAGCCGCTACAAAGAAATGGCAGCAAAAGCGCGCAATGTCACGAATAAACCGACCGTTTTCACCGGTGCACCGTTCCAGGGAACCTGGTTCGTGTCAGGGGGCCAAAGTTACGCTGCCCAACTGCTGGCGGATGCCGGGGCGATGTACCTCTGGGCGGACGACACATCGACCGGCAGCCTGCCGCTGAGTTTTGAGGAAGTCTTTGAGCGCGCCCGCGACGCCGACTTCTGGCTCAACCCCGGCATGTGGAAGAGCCTCGCCGATGGCAAGGCGGAAGACGAGCGTTTCACGCAGTTTGCCGCGTTCCAGAAGGGGAACGTGTTCAATAACAATAAGCGCCTCAACGAGAATGGTGGCAACGACTACTTCGAGAGCGGTCTGACCAACCCCGATGTTGTGCTGGCAGATCTGATCAAAATCTTCCATCCCGAATTGCTGCCGGACCACGAGTTGTACTTCTACCAGAAATTGGAGCCATAG
- a CDS encoding (2Fe-2S) ferredoxin domain-containing protein has protein sequence MPRMNPYARHIFICTGRYCDPSGKATHLYTRLARLLGPLGAYEHPRRVKRGTSSCLGVCSGGPIVVVYPDGIWYHHVDEAVLERIVREHLGQNRPVTEHMFHRLQGEGNGRT, from the coding sequence ATGCCTCGTATGAACCCCTATGCGCGCCATATCTTTATCTGCACCGGGCGGTATTGCGATCCATCGGGGAAGGCGACGCACCTTTACACTCGCCTGGCGCGTCTGCTTGGACCACTGGGCGCCTACGAGCATCCCCGGCGGGTCAAACGAGGAACGTCGTCATGCCTGGGGGTGTGTTCCGGCGGTCCGATTGTGGTGGTCTACCCCGACGGAATCTGGTACCACCATGTGGACGAAGCGGTGCTCGAACGGATCGTGCGCGAGCATCTCGGGCAGAATCGCCCGGTGACGGAGCACATGTTTCATCGCTTGCAGGGCGAAGGTAACGGTCGCACATAG
- a CDS encoding ABC transporter ATP-binding protein yields MSTTVLATEALNIGYAPRHGQRRVVANDLNLTLHAGEVVCLLGPNGVGKSTLLRTLVGMQPPLGGRVLLDGADIAALSPREIARRLSVVLTERVEVGQLTAYALVALGRHPHTDWTGRLTPHDEDVVRRALEAVDAVNLAARLVYELSDGERQRVMVARALAQEPLVMALDEPTAFLDLPRRVEMMRLLRRLAREMNRAILLSTHDLDLALRTADTLWLLAPGGVMHVGAPEDLVLNGAFEATFASEGMTFDRREGHFRIHPPAYRRVALEGNGIVRAWTVRALERAGCLVVGGDESAPLRVVIGGDDRRPCWDVHANGAEPQRAGSLREVAALVQQSQAHR; encoded by the coding sequence ATGAGCACGACTGTCCTGGCAACCGAAGCCCTGAACATCGGTTATGCGCCCCGGCATGGGCAGCGGCGGGTGGTTGCCAACGACCTGAACCTGACGTTGCATGCCGGGGAGGTGGTGTGCCTGCTGGGACCCAACGGTGTAGGCAAATCGACGCTGCTGCGCACGCTGGTCGGTATGCAGCCGCCCCTTGGCGGGCGTGTGTTGCTCGATGGCGCCGACATTGCCGCTCTCAGTCCGCGCGAGATTGCCCGCCGCCTCAGCGTCGTGCTGACCGAGCGCGTCGAAGTGGGGCAACTCACCGCGTATGCGCTGGTCGCGCTGGGGCGTCATCCGCACACCGACTGGACCGGTCGGTTGACGCCGCATGATGAAGATGTGGTCCGCCGGGCGCTGGAAGCGGTAGACGCGGTGAACCTGGCGGCGCGGCTCGTGTATGAACTGAGCGACGGCGAGCGTCAGCGCGTGATGGTGGCGCGTGCGCTGGCGCAGGAGCCGCTGGTGATGGCGCTCGATGAACCGACTGCTTTCCTCGACCTGCCCCGTCGGGTAGAAATGATGCGCCTGTTGCGTCGTCTGGCGCGTGAGATGAATCGGGCGATACTCCTCTCGACGCACGATCTCGATCTGGCGCTGCGCACTGCCGATACGCTCTGGCTGCTGGCGCCAGGGGGGGTGATGCACGTTGGCGCACCGGAAGACCTTGTGCTCAACGGCGCCTTCGAGGCGACATTCGCAAGTGAGGGAATGACGTTCGACCGCCGCGAGGGACACTTCCGCATCCATCCGCCCGCCTATCGTCGCGTTGCGCTGGAGGGCAACGGGATAGTGCGTGCGTGGACCGTCCGCGCCCTGGAGCGCGCTGGCTGCCTGGTGGTCGGCGGCGACGAATCGGCGCCGCTGCGCGTCGTCATTGGTGGCGACGACCGGCGACCGTGCTGGGACGTACATGCCAATGGCGCCGAGCCGCAGCGAGCAGGGTCGCTGCGTGAGGTAGCGGCGCTGGTGCAGCAGAGCCAGGCACACAGATGA
- a CDS encoding iron ABC transporter permease encodes MAETTPTSIESTVTAFPWPRLGLRPLALVTMFGVLVGAFVLSLSFGSVRIPLEQVLMILLGGEAERATWKTIIFDFRLPKALTATLAGAALGVSGLQMQTLFRNPMADPFVLGVSSGASLGVALVVLSVGVANTTLLTVAGLPGNMSLAAAASIGAGAVLVLALTLAQRVQSSVTLLILGLMIGYLTSAVVSLLLYFSIAERIQAYVAWSFGSFGGVTWTQMRVLAPAISAGLLLALVLAKALNALLLGEAYARSMGLNIRRTRVGTIASSAVLAGTVTAFCGPIAFLGIAIPHLCRALLRSADHRVLIPACALVGATAALLADLAAQAPGTSVVLPLNAIMALIGAPTVVWIILRRGVSRGTFGV; translated from the coding sequence ATGGCGGAAACAACTCCAACCAGCATCGAATCAACGGTAACCGCCTTCCCCTGGCCGCGGCTGGGACTGCGCCCCCTGGCGCTGGTCACAATGTTTGGCGTGCTGGTTGGCGCCTTTGTGCTCAGCCTGAGTTTCGGGTCGGTTCGCATCCCGCTGGAACAGGTGCTGATGATCCTGCTCGGTGGGGAGGCGGAGCGCGCAACGTGGAAGACGATCATCTTCGACTTTCGGCTTCCCAAGGCGCTCACTGCGACTCTGGCGGGGGCGGCCCTCGGCGTCAGCGGCTTGCAGATGCAGACCCTCTTTCGCAATCCGATGGCAGACCCCTTCGTGCTCGGCGTCAGTTCAGGCGCCAGCCTGGGAGTGGCGCTGGTAGTGTTGAGCGTTGGCGTGGCGAACACCACGCTGCTCACGGTTGCGGGCCTGCCGGGCAATATGAGCCTGGCTGCGGCGGCGAGCATTGGCGCGGGTGCGGTGCTCGTTCTGGCGCTCACCCTGGCGCAGCGGGTACAGAGCAGCGTCACGCTGCTCATTCTGGGGTTGATGATCGGCTATCTGACCAGCGCGGTTGTCAGCCTGCTGCTCTACTTCAGCATCGCCGAGCGTATTCAGGCGTATGTTGCGTGGAGTTTCGGCAGTTTTGGCGGGGTGACCTGGACGCAGATGCGCGTCCTGGCGCCTGCCATCAGCGCTGGCTTGCTGCTTGCCCTTGTGCTGGCCAAGGCGCTCAATGCGCTGCTGCTGGGCGAAGCCTATGCCCGCAGCATGGGGCTGAACATTCGTCGGACGCGGGTGGGCACTATCGCAAGCAGCGCCGTGCTCGCCGGAACGGTGACGGCATTTTGTGGTCCAATCGCCTTCCTGGGCATTGCCATTCCGCATCTCTGCCGGGCATTGTTGCGCAGCGCCGACCATCGTGTTCTCATCCCTGCCTGCGCCCTGGTCGGCGCTACTGCCGCCCTCCTGGCCGATCTGGCCGCTCAGGCTCCCGGCACGAGCGTGGTGCTGCCGTTGAACGCTATTATGGCGCTGATCGGTGCGCCAACCGTTGTCTGGATCATTCTGCGACGAGGCGTGAGCAGGGGGACGTTTGGTGTATGA
- a CDS encoding DUF7676 family protein, whose protein sequence is MTPALEPRIVEEPGNGTLEIFPLEPKEETLVALMTEFFRDHWDKIHFGPLIQGSVFEIKVTEPPTKIGMLDGYLTVDFGVWHFHICIGEHKGSKNKPVDPDLAHHRRTSRAEFYRRLNPDGTVGSWGFRMFNGKDENQISIFLPNPFLSDDMRFLKHPDWSRLALWDDLRQRYLGLPPDPKDRSGKTMFHG, encoded by the coding sequence ATGACACCTGCACTCGAACCACGGATTGTCGAAGAACCCGGAAACGGAACACTCGAAATCTTTCCCCTCGAACCAAAGGAGGAGACCCTGGTTGCGCTGATGACCGAGTTCTTCCGCGATCACTGGGACAAAATCCATTTCGGACCGCTCATTCAGGGGTCGGTCTTCGAGATCAAGGTGACGGAACCGCCAACAAAAATCGGCATGCTCGATGGCTACCTGACCGTTGATTTTGGTGTATGGCACTTTCACATCTGTATCGGCGAGCACAAGGGCAGCAAAAATAAGCCGGTCGATCCTGATCTGGCGCATCACCGCCGCACATCACGCGCCGAGTTCTACCGCCGCCTCAACCCTGACGGTACCGTCGGCAGTTGGGGGTTTCGCATGTTCAATGGCAAAGATGAAAACCAGATTTCCATTTTCCTGCCCAACCCCTTTCTGTCAGACGATATGCGCTTTCTCAAGCACCCTGATTGGTCGCGCCTTGCGCTGTGGGACGATCTGCGGCAGCGTTATCTGGGTCTGCCACCCGATCCAAAAGACCGGAGCGGCAAGACGATGTTTCACGGTTGA